The following DNA comes from Chloroflexota bacterium.
CCGAGCCGTCGCGGCTGGCGATCAACCAGTGGGTCAGCGACCAGACCGAAGCGCGCATCAAAGACCTGATTCCACGCGGCGCCATCGACGCTTCGACCGCGCTCGTGCTAACCAACGCGATCTACTTCAACGCGGCGTGGGCCAGCCCGTTCGACGCGAAGGCGACCGTGAGCGAGCCGTTCACGCTGCTGGACGGCAAGAGCGTCAACGTCCCGACAATGAAGAAGCGCGCGGAGTTCGCGTACGCGCAGGGCGATGGCTGGCAGATGCTGGAGATGCCGTACGACGGCCGCGAACTGGCGATGGACATACTGCTGCCGGCGGCCGGGCAGTACGAGGCGTTTGAGTCGGCGCTCACGGCGGCGAGGCTGACGAGCATCGTGCAGGCGATGAAGGGCGATTACATGGTGGACGTTAGTCTGCCGCGCTGGAAGTTCGATTCGTCGTTCGGGCTGGTCGATCCGCTGAAGGCGCTCGGCATGAAGGACGCTTTCGCGGGCGGCAAAGCTGATTTCTCAGGGATGGACGGATCGCGCAACCTGTTCATAAGCGCAGTCCTGCACAAGGCGTTCGTCGCGGTGGATGAGGCGGGCACCGAAGCGGCCGCCGCCACCGCCGTGATTGTCGGGCGCACTTCGATCCCGGCTCAGAGCACTGTCTTCAAGGCTGATCGCCCGTTCATCTTCCTGATCCGCGATCTGAAGACCGGCGCGGTGCTGTTCGTGGGGCGCGTGCTGAATCCGGGCGGGTAGACAGGGGGTGACGCCGCATGTCAATCTGCAAGTCGGTTGCCGGCGGCCAGGTAACGCCATCGCTCGACGACACCGCCCAGGATCATCAGGCCGATGACCAGTGCAGAGACCGAGAACGCGGTTTGCCGCAGTGGGTATGCATCGCCGCGCAACCAGCGCGCAATGTCCAGCACGACGATAGCGCCGCGCAGAACATAGATGGCGCTCACCGCGAGCAGCACGATCCGCGTGAGCGGCAAGCGCGCCACGATGCCCGCACCGGATAACGCATACACCCCCCACAGCGCGAACACTCCGGCCAGCGCAAGCGTGACGATCGCGGGCCAGGGCGAACCGCCCGTGGCAGCCTGTGCGAGATCCGGAACGCCGAAATACACGTAGGCCGTTGAACCGATCAGCGCGATCGCAACATGCATGAGGGCGATGCCGATGTTCACGAGACCGGCCAGCAGCAGGGGAACCTTCCGCCATCTGCGAGAAGAATCTTCAAACCGCGCCGTGGTCATACCATCGCCCCCTGTTACTCGCTTGCCGCGCCGGATCAGCCGTTTACGGTAATTCGCACGACGACCCGCGTCTTCGCAATCCGGTCGAGCACGATGAAGTCCGGGTTGCCCGCCGCATCCAGCGCCACGCCGTACCATTTCGCCGTCTGCGGCGCGGCGCGCAGTTGCGCCGCCAGCGCGTCGGCCACGGCGCGCTCGTCCTCAATGACCGTTGCCGTGCCCCTGACGGCAGCGCCGCGCAGCACAACCGACACCGGCGCGCCGCCGCGCGCGTTGCGCCACCACTGGCGCGTGCGCAGGCTGGTGATGCTCAACGCGTTGCCGATGCGCACGTAGCTGACCGGCGTCGTGATCGGCTGGCCGCTCTTGCGACCCGTCACGGTGACGAGCATGGTGCTGCCGCTCAACATGCCGTGCAGCGGCGAGCGCAGCAGCGCGGCCGTCATGCTGTTTCCGAAGCGCATAAACGCATTGTCCGCCATCCATTTCTCCTCGTGCTGCAATCGTATTTCGCCGCCGGCATCAGCGCGCCATCGTCGGCAGGTAGTACCACGCGAACGGTCCGCCTTCGACCGCGCCGCTGTCGGCCCGCGCGCCGATCGGCCGCGCCGTGCCGCGCGCATCCAGCGCGGGGTAGTCGATGCCCGGCAGGCCGGGCACGATGTCGAGCGCGGGACTGCCCGGCAGCGGCTGCCAGAGCAGCAGGCGCGTGCCTGCCCCCGCGCCGACCAGTGGCCCGATCGGCAGTGGTTCCGGCGACAGGCGCACGTCAACGCCGTTCAGGCTGCCCGGCCCGCTAAACGCGCAGGTCGCGTCCCCCGCCAGATTGTAGCCCTGGTCGGCCACCACATCGTCGCAGTCCTGCGTCCTGTTGTGCGCGATGATGCTATTCCGCACGAAAATGCGCGACGACCTGTACCAACCGCCCTGACGCAACCCGACATCATTTGAGATGACTATCGAATTGGTCATCGTCAGCACGCCGCCGGCGTCAATCGCGCCAGCCGTGGGGTAGTAATTGGCGATACGCCCGATCGTGACGTTTTCGAGAATGGCTGTCACGCCGGAGTAAATCGTCAGCGTGCCTTGCGCCAGATGGCGGTTGTCCATCAACACCGAGCCGGACACGTACACCTGTGCGCCGCTGCCGGCATAGATCCCGGCGGCGATGGCGCTAAAGTTGTTCGCGATCAACGTGCGGGTCACGGTCAGCGGGCCATAGGCGCAGATGCCGGAGCCATACGCATACGCCGAATTGAGAGCGACCAGAGAGGCGTCGAGCGCGGCCGAGCCGGTGCTGTGCAGCCCTCCGCCGTTGTTGAGCGAGTTGTTGCCCTCGATCGTGCTGCGCTTGAGCGTCAGGCGGCCGGGGTTGTCAATGCCGCCGCCGTTGTAGCGTGCGGTGTTCCCGGTCACGGTCACGCCCGACAGGTGCGCGATGCCCGCGTTGAAGATCGCGCCGCCTGCTCCGCCAACGGAGAAGACGGGGTCGTTGATATCACCTGCCGTGTTGCCGAGCAGTCTGCTGTTCGTGATGGTCACCGCCGCGCCCGCCCCAACATAGACGGCTCCGCCGTATGCCGCCGCGTTGCCCTCCAGCCGCGAATCGGCGATCAGCGCGCGCGCCGCGCCGTCCAGGTAGAGCGTGCCGCTCACCACCGCCGTGTTGTGGACGATGACGCTGTTGGCGATCAATAATTCGCCGAACGCCGCGATCACGCCGCAGTCCGTGCCGGTCAGCGCATGGCTGTCGCGCACGGTCACATCGACCAGCGACAGGCTGCCCTCGCTATGCACCGCCGCGCCGCAGCCACCGGCCGACGACGCGTTCGCCAGCGTCAGCCCGGCCAGCGATAGCGACGCACCCGGCGACACATACAGCAGCCGCGACGCGCCGCCGCCATCCAGCGTGATCCGGCCGCCGCCGTACAGCATCGCCTCGCGCGTGACTGTCAGCGGTCCCGCCGTCATGGTGATTGTCAGCGGATCCGCGCCGCAATCGAACGCGATACCGCCGCCGCCGGCTAGTGCAGCCGCCAGCGCGTTCTCGGTACAACTTCCCGGTGTGCCATCACCGACAATGCCCGCTGCCCGCGTGGAACCCACGGACAGCGCAAACCAGACAAGAGCGCATGCCAAAGCTGCCTCAGCGAAAAGGGCTGCCTGCCGCCGGCGTCGCCAGGGAACCATGCTGCCTCCAGGTCTACGATCGCACGCGAACAGTCGTTCGCATTGTACGATGTGCGCCGTTGGCCGTCATGAGTCGAATGCCACGTACACGGCATGACATTCGCCCTATACCAAATGAGCCCGCAAAAAAGCCCCGCAAGCCGGTGAGGCTCGCGGGGCGAGCTAGCAACTAGCGACTAGCAACTAGCGACTAGCAACTAGCGGCTAGCAATTAGCGACTAGTTGCTAGTACCCGACGGCGATACCGATGTGCAGCGGATCGGCTCCGCCGTGCACCTTGCCCTCGTCGTCAACCAGAATGCCGGTCGGGCTCGCGAACGGCCGCGGCGAGAAACCCTTCTCGCGCACGTCAAGCGTGTGCCCGCGCCCGGCCAACCCGGCTAGCACGTCCTCGCCCAGCGTCTTGTCGATCTGCAGCTTGGCCGCGCTGGCGTCCACCGACAGCGTGGCGCAGGCGTCTTGAATGCCCATGCCGTAGTCGATCACGTTGTGGATCACCTTCATCACGGTGCCCATGATCTGGCGGCCGCCCGGCGCGCCGACGCTCATGTACGGCTTGCCGCGCTTGAGCACCAGGGTCGGCGTCATGCTCGACACACCGCGCTTGCCTGGCGAGATCGAGTTGGCCCGGCCCGGGTTCGGGTCGAGCAGCACCATCGAGTCGTTGAACAGGATGCCCGTGCCCGGCACCACGACCTTGGAGCCCCAGCCTTCGTTGATCGTCTGCGTGATCGCCACCATGTTATGATACTTGTCGATCACCGACAAGTGGGTGGTGCAGCCACCATCCGGTTCCGGTGTGCCCGGCTTGTACGTCGCCGGGCTGTACGGCTTGATCTCCTTCGCCGCCTGACGCGGGTCGATCTCCTTGCGCCGCGTGGCCGCATACGCTTTCGACTCCAGCACCTGCCACGGCACGTCGATGAAGTCTTCGTCGGCCAGGTGTTGCCAGCGGTCGGCGTAAGCAATGCGCGCCGCCTCGACGAACAGGTGCAGCGCCTCCGGCGATTTTGGATCGAGGCCGGAGAAATCGATGCCTTCGAGGATGTTGAACGTCTCGGCCAGCGTGCCGCCGCCGGTCGATGGCGCGTAGATCAGCGTGTAGTCGCCGCGGTAGGTGGTCGAGCGCGTCTGGCGAATCTTCGGCTGGTAGTTGGCCAGATCATCCAGCGACATGACGTTGCCGTGCGCGTTGAGGTCCTTGACGATCATCTCGGCGGTCTCACCGCCATAGAAGCCGACGACCCCTTGATCGTAAATTCGCTTCAGCACCTTGGCCAGGTCGGCGTTGACGACTCGCTCGGGCTGGTCGCCGCCGCGCCCGGCGGTATACAGGAGCTTGCCCTGCTTCAGGTAGATGGCCGCGGTTGCCGGGAAGCGCATCAGCGCCTCCATCGAACCCGCCGTGGTGAGCATCGAGAACCAGGTCGTCGGGTAGCCTTCCTCGGCATATTTGATCGCCGGCTCCAGCGCGCGCCGCAGACTGATCGTGCCAAACTTCTCGAGCGCCACCGCCGCGCCCTTGACCATGCCCGGCACGGCGATTGAGCGATAGCCGATGATGTTCTCGTCGTTCTTTACGCCGCGGAAACCGAGCGTGTCCACGGCGCCAGGGTTCACGATCTCGTACATGTCGGGCGTCGCTTTGCCCGGCGCCGGCATGAAGTAGTCCACGACGCTGCTCGTGCCGGTGCGCGCGTTGTGATAGACCATGAACCCGCCGCCGCCGACGCCGTTCATTGCCGGCTCCAGTACGCCCATCGTCAGCGCCGTGGTGATGGCGGCATCCACCGCGTTGCCGCCCTCTTTCAGCACCTGCAGACCCGCTTCGGCCGCCAACGGATGCTTGGCGGCGACCATGCCATGGTCGGACACCGCCTCATTCTTGGAGAATGCCCAGTTAGTGACGTTCATGGCGCGTCTACTTCCATTCCTGCAGGAACGCTTCGGCCTTCGCCAGGAACGCGGCGATCATCTTCTCGCCCTTTTCCGGCGTGGCCGTCGTCGCGTCGCCCGTCATGCCCGACGCGGTCATTTCGCGATACGAGCGATGGTACTGGATGATCTCTGGGTATTTGCCGCCCAGCCCCGGCTTGGCCTGTTCCTTCGTTGCCAGCTTCATGTCGACCAGGTCGGGACGCACCGCCATCACAACCGACGTGCAGTTCTCGCCCGCGTGGCCGACCGCCACATCGCCCGTGTCGGCGATGCCGACCGCGACGCGGCCGATCGCGCGCCACCAGTCCACCTGTGCCACCTGGATGCCCTTTGCCATCAGTTCGCGAGCCAACTCGCCGATCAACGTGACGTTGCCGGCATGGCCGTTCATAAACAGGATGCGCTTCATGCCGTAGAACACGAGGCTATTGGCCACATCACGCAGATACGCCTTCAATGTCTCCGGCTCGACCGACAATGTGCCGGGGAACGACATCAGCGACTGCGAGCAGCCGATCGGCACGAGCGGCGCCACCACGGCGCCGGTGCGATCCGCCAGACGCCGCGACGCTTCCAACGCGACGAGGCCATCCGAGCCCATTGGCAGATGCGGCCCGTACACTTCCACCGCGCCGACCGGCACGATCGCGAACGTTGTCGCCTTCAGCGCCTTCTCAGCCTGCACCCACGACATTTCCTGCAAAGTCAAGGTCATTGTTCTCTCCGAGGAAGAATGTGAACAGTGAACAGTGAACCGTGAACAGTATGAACTCGCTTGCAGGCATTATCTGCCGGCGGGAGAACCTACTGGTAACTGTTCACTGCTCACTGCTCACTGTTTTCTAGTAGTTAGCGTCCGATCAGCCGCGGGTCCAGCGCATCCCGCAGGCCGTCGCCAAGCATGTTGAACGACAGCACCGTCACCGCCACGGCCAGGGACGGCCAGAGGACAAGCGACGGAACCAAATCCATGTAGCCGCGCGCCGTTGAAACCATCTGGCCCCACGACGGCGTCGGCGGCATCACGCCGAGCCCCAGGAATGACAGGCCCGACTCCACGAGGATCGCGAAGCCGGCGCTGAGCGACGCCTGGATGATGATCGGAGCCGCGATGTTCGGCAGGATCGCTTTGCGGATGATCCGCCAGTCACTGGCCCCGACCACCCGCCCGGCCTCGACGTATTCGTTCTGCTTCACCGACAGCACCGCGCCGTGCACCAGCCGCGCGAATGTCGGCGTCTGCGCGATGCCGATTGTCAGCATCAGGTTGGGAAGACTGTTGCCCAGGAACGTCACGATCGCCAGCGCCAGCACGACCGTCGGGAACGACAACATCACGTCGAACCAGCGCATGATGAGTGTGTCGACCCAGCCGCCAAAATAGCCGGCCAGCAGGCCCAAGAAAACGCCCAACGTGCCGGCGATGAGCACCGCGACCGCCGCAACCTGGAGCGAGATACGGGTGCCCCAGACGACGCGGCTGAACATGTCGCGCCCGAAATCGTCCGTGCCGAGCGGATACTCTGCGCTCGGCGGCTTCAGCACTTGGCCGGCGTACTGCCGCGCCGGATCGTGCGGCGCGATGGCGGCGGCGAACAGCGCGATAAGCGCCAGCACGACGATGACCAGTCCCGACGCGCGCACGCGCGGGTTGGCTATTACTCGTTTGGTCAACACGTAAACTTGTCCTCTAACTGTAACGGATGCGAGGGTCCAGCACGCCGTACAACAGGTCCACGACCAGATTGATCGTCACAAACGCGCCGGCGATCAGCAAGATCGCCCCCTGTGTGGCGGGGTAGTCGCGGTTGACGATGCTATTGATCAGGAACGTCGCCAGGCCGGGCCAATTGAATATATATTCGACGATCACGGCGCCGCCGAGCAGCGACCCGATCTGCAGGCCCACGACGGTCACAACCGGGTTCAAGGCATTACGCAGCGCGTGGCGGTACATCACGACCCGCTCGGTCAGCCCCTTGGCGCGCGCCGTTCGCACGTAATCCAGCGCCAGCACTTCCAGCATGGACGAGCGCGTCATGCGCAGTACCACGGCGCCCATGCTCACGCCGAGCGTGACCATCGGCAGAATCAGCAGCTTGATGTGCCCGCCCAGGTCCTCGTTTGGCGCCACATAGCCGGACGAAACAAACCAGCCGAGTTGCAGGCCGAACACGAGCACCAGCAGCGTGCCGACCACGTAGTTCGGCAGCGACAGCCCGACAATCGCCGTCGTACCGACAATGATATCGAGGAAGCCGTTGCGCTTGACCGCCGCCAGGATGCCCAGCGGCACGCCGAACAGCAGCGCAAACAGCGCGGCGAGCGCCATCAACTCGATGCTGCGCGGCAGGCGGTCGAGCAGGTCCTTCATGATTGGCCGGCTGCTGATGACACTCTTGCCCATGTCAAGCCGCAGGATGCCGCCCAGCCAGTCTACATATTGCACAGGCAGGGGGCGGTGCAGGCCGAGCCGCTCTTCCACGGCAAACACCGCTTCGTCCGTCGCGGCGTCGCCGAGGATCGCCCGGCCCGGGCGGCCCGGGATAATGTGCATCAGCATAAACACGAGCGTCGCTACCGCCAGCATCAGCGGGATAACCATCAACGTGCGGCGCAGGAGGAAATAATTCATAGTGGTCAATCAGATGGGGTGTTGGCGCACAAAAAGCCCGCCGGTGTTGCGCGGGCGCTCGGCGCCGTCACTCCAAACAGAGGGATGCGGGGGACGCTGCAAACAGCGTCCCCCGCGGTCCGAGCGGCGGCTAGGCCGCCTTGTCCAGCCAGGTTTCGCGCAGCGTCGTCGACGTCCACGAAGCCGGGATATGCTCGTAGCCCTTCACATACGCAGCGCCGGCTTCCGCCTGCTCGCGGCGCACGAGGTAGGTCCACGGGCACAGGTCCAGCGTACGCTCTTCGATTTGCTTGTAAAGCGCCTTGCGCGCGTCCTTGTTCGTCTCGCCGCGCGCCTTGTCGAACATGTCGTCCAACTGCTTGTCCGAGAAGTGAATCTGCGGAGCGAAGTTGCGGCCCGTCTGCAACTGCTGGCTCAGGAAGTCCGGGTCGACGATATCCGGCGCGGAGCCCCAGACATGCACTGGGAACGTGCCGGCCTTCACCGTATCGCGGAAGGTCAGCCATTCCTGCAGGACCAGTTCGACATCCAGGCCGAACTGCTTCAACTGCCCGTGCGCCGCTTCGGCCGGCTTGCCGATAACGGTGTAGGTCACGGTCGACAGCATCTTGAATTTCAGATCGGACGGCGACTTGAAGCCGGCTTCGCTCAGCAACTTCTTCGCCTTATCCGGATCGAAGGTGTAGCGGCCTTCGAGATTGTTGTAGCCTTCGAACGTCTCGGGGATCAGGCCGCCAGTCATCGGCTTGCCGCGCCCGCTGAACGCCGACTCCATCATCGCCTTGCGGTCGAGCGCATACGACAGCGCCTGGCGCACCTTCACATCGTCGAACGGCTTGACATCGTACATGTAAGCCATCCAGCCATAGCCGGAGACCGAGTCGCTGGTGATGAACAACTTCTTGTCCGACTCGATGACCGCCAGGTCCTTGAACGGCACGTAGTCGATCAGATCGACCGCGCCGGTGCGCAGCGCCGTCACGCGCGCCGTGTCATCCGGATACGGGATGTAGGTGATGCCGTCGAGGTACGGCATGTCCTTCTGCCAGTAGTTCTCGTTCTTGATCAGCTTGATCGATACGCCCGGCTGGCGTTCCACCCACTTGAACGGGCCGGTGCCGACCGGCTGGGTCTGCAGGTTGACATTGGGGGTGGTGCCGTGCTTCATGCTGGTCATCATGCACGCGTTGTTGGCCAGCACGGCCGGGAACGTGGCATTCGCCTTCTTCATGACGAACTTGACCGTGTACTTGTCCGGCGTTTCCACCTTCTCAACGTCAAGCATGGTGCCGCGGAAATACGCGCTGACTTTGGCGTCCTGAATGCGCTCAATATTCCACTTGACATCTTCGCTGGTGAACTCTTCACCGTTGTGAAACTTGACGCCCTGGCGCAGCTTGAAGACCCAGTTGTTGCCTTCCGAGGTGTACGACTCGGCCAGCTCCGGCACGATCTTGCCGCCCTTGTAGACGTTCAGCAGGCCCTGCATGACCATCGCCTTGATCGTGTTCGAGGCTGCGCCGGTGCTGAAGTGCGGGTCGTAGTTTGGCGGATCGGTCGACAGACCGTACTTGAGGATACCGCCCTTCTTCGGGGTCGCGGGCGCGGCCGCCGTAGTCGGCTTCACCGCCGCGCCGGGCGCCGTTGTGGCCGCGGGCGCTGTGGTGCCCGATGGACCGCATGCCGCGAGCGGGATGGCGCCGGCCGCCACGGCCAGCAGTTGCAGGAAGCGCCGGCGGGACAACTTGCCCGTCTCGAAGCGCTGCTGCAGGATACTGAGATAGTCACCTTCTGCCATTTTTCTCCTCCTTGGGGATAGTGGTGGCACAAACAAAAACGCGCCCCGTCGCCGAGTGAGTCGGCAATCAAGAGCGCGGAACGGTACCCGGGTTGATCGAGCGAGGGGCCGGAGTTTGATATGGAAGTTTGGAGCCAATCGCAACGAGCCACGTCAAGAAATCATGAGTCTGTGGCATAACCATGTGAAAAGTATAACGAAATTGGCGCTGCAAGTCAACCGATTGTTACAATTCATTAACGTGACGGATTACGAATGCCCGGTAAGCCGGCTCCCAGACCGAGAATAGCGCCAAACTGCGCAACGCACGAGAGAAACTAACGCAATGTGGTCACGTTATGCCGTTTCGACCTGAGCATGTCGTGGTTGCACACGGATATGCCCGAGCCGATCACGGTCATCCTGAGAATGTTCATGCCCGGTGCGGGCATACGCCGGTACATGACATCCGCGTGGGGGACGGGCTTGCCCCGGCCCAGAACCGGGCACACACAGCCCCCCAAAGGGGCGAGCATGTCGGGGTCGCCCCGACGTGCAATGCCGCGAATATTATGAGCAGCGCGAAGGACCTCAAGTCCGTGAAGTCACAGCCGATCGCCGGTTGACATGCTTCGCGCTCGACGGGCATAACGCCGCGGGTGTTGCCTTCGCGCTTCAGCGTGTGCCCGCCGGGCATACAGGACAGGCCAATGGGCACGCTCAAGTTGCAACAGTATTGTCGGGGTGTTCTGCAACAACGGCAGGGGGAAATAAAATAGGGCAATGCGCACGGCACCGCCCTATCTTGCGATCTTAGCCTGTGACAGGCAACGTTTCCGAACAGTAGCGGCGACTGGACTCGAACCAGTGACCGAACGATTATGAGCCGTTTGCTCTGCCAACTGAGCTACGCCGCCATCCAGTAGCGGGGGGCAGATTCGAACTGCCGACCTTTGGGTTATGAGCCCAACGAGCTGCCACTGCTCCACCCCGCATTGCGAAAGATAGTATACGGTATGGCGGCTGATCCGTCAAATAACGGTAGGGGCGAAGCATCGGCGCGAGCGCGCCTGCCATGGCGGAACCATCCGCCGATGCTTCGCCCCTACGAATCCTAATACGGCCCCGCTTGCGCCTTCGGCTTTGCTGCCATGTCGCCCTTGACGGCGGTAACGACCTGCTTGCACGCCATCGCGATCATGCGCCCATCGCTGCCGACGGTCGCCAACTGGTAGCCTATCGCCTTGACTTTCAGCGCGTACTCGGCGCTGCCGGTATGGATGCCGGCGACGATGCCGTGCCGCTTCGCCGCCGCGACGATCGTCTCCAGCCACGCGATGCGCTCCGGCTCCTGGTAGTCGGAGCCCGGCCCGCGCCCGTAGCTCTGGCTCAGGTCGGACGGGCCGACGTAGATCGCATCGAGGCCCGGCGTGCTCAGGATGTCGTCGAGGTTCCCCATCGCCTCTTTCGTTTCGATCATCGCCATGGTGATGACCGTGTCGTTGGCGTGCGCGGCGTAGTCCGCGCCGGCGTAGAGCACCGCGCGCGTCGGCCCCATGCTGCGGAAGCCGGCCGGCGGGTAGCGGCAGGCGCCGATGAACGCCTCGCACTGCGCGCGCGTGTTGATCATGGGGCAGATGATGCCGTACACGCCCGCATCGAGCATCTTCATGATGATGCCCGGCTCGTTCCACGGCACGCGCGCCAGCGGCGTCACGCTGCTCGCGCTCATCGCCTGCAGCATGGTCACGGCCGCCTGGTAATCGACCGGGCCGTGCTGCAAATCGATCGTGATGCTGTCCCAACCCTGCTGCGACATCAACTCGGCCGAAAACGCGCTGGGGATGTGCAGCCATCCGTTCAGTGCAAAGCCGCCCGACTTCCAGAGAGTGCGCAACGCGTTCTCACGCATGACAGGCTCCTTCGAGGATAGATTGATGAGCGCCGCGCGATGCTGCGCGGCACATTTGACGCGAACATTGTAGCAAATCGCCAGGCGCACGGCAACCGGATTTGACAGCCAGCCCGGGTGGCGCGACAATGGCGCATCACCTGCGACACGGAGGGCACACATGTCCGCACCCGTTCAGCGCTGCGCCTGGGCGTCCAAAGAGGTGTTTCACGACTATCACGACCGCGAGTGGGGCGTGCCGATCCATGACGACCGCGCCCTGTTCGAGCTACTGATCCTGGAAGGCGCGCAGGCCGGGCTGTCGTGGCAGACCATTCTGACCAAGCGCGACGCCTACCGCGAAGCGTTCGCTCATTTCAACCCGCGCGCGGTGGCGCGCTTCGACGCCGAGCGCCAGGCGCGGCTGCTGCAAAACCCGGGCATCGTCCGCAACCGGCTGAAGGTCGCGTCCGCCGTGACGAACGCGCGGGCGTTCCTCGCGGTGCAAAAGGAGTGCGGGACGTTTGACCGCTATCTGTGGAGTTTCGTCGGCGGCCGCCCGATCGTGAACCAGTGGCGCAGCCTGCGCGAGATGCCCGCGCAGACGGCCGAAAGCGATGCGCTCTCCAAGGACCTCGTCAAACGCGGCTTCCGTTTCGTCGGGTCCACGATCGTGTATGCATTCATGCAATCGGCCGGGCTGGTGAACGATCATGAGGCAGGTTGCTTCCGTCATAGCGCTGTGCAGGAACCTTAGCGCCAGGAGCCTGCAAAGAAAACACGGCAAGCAAACTCCGCTTGCCGTGTTCGTTTCCACTGCCGGTTGGGACGTCAGCGCGCCGGGAGCGGCGTGCTGACTGGCGCGGCGATCACCGCCGTCTCGCCGGGCTTGCCCAGCTTCATGTCATGGCGCGCCACTTCCTCAACATACTCGTTCGACTGCACGTGCTGCTTGCGGTCGACCAGCCGGCGCTGCTCGTCCTGCACATCTTTCATTTGTTGTTGCAACGCATCGCGCTGCTGCAGCAGATCGGCCGTCGTCGAAACCTTCTGAACCAGCACCACCAGCACGAAGATGCTGAAGATCCAGAACGCAGCGACAAATATCTGCGAAAGCGACAGCGTGTTGGGTCCGCGCGAGTTGCTCATGACAAACAAAGTGTAGCGAAAATCGGCTGTAAGTCAAGCGTTTTGGCAATCCCTTTGCCGCTCTGCTGCCCAAGCCCGGACCCCGACAACTGCCCGCCGTACCCACACGCGCGTTATTTGCGCACTAATCAATGGCGCCAAACATTGAACAAATACTGTCCAAACTACTGACAAACACGTCTATCGTTTGTATAATGTTTGGGTGATTGAGCCAGCGCCAAGCTACACCATCAAAATCGTGTCGGAACGCACCGGCGTGCCGCTGCACACCCTGCGCGCCTGGGAGCGCCGCTACGGCGTGCCCAAGCCGGGGCGCGGCGCCGACAACCGCTACCGCTTCTACGACGACGACGACATCGCCGACGTGCTGTGGCTCAAGCGCCAGGTCGACTCGGGCGTCTCGCCCAGCCAGGCGAGCGCGCTCCGCTGCCGGCAAAAGGCGCAAGCTGAGACGCGCCAGGCGACGCCGGCGCTACAATCGCTGAGCGACCGCCGGCACGCGCTGCAGGATGCGCTGCTTACCTTCGACGATCGCGCGGCCCACCAGATTCTCGACGAGGCGATGGGGCTGTTTCCATTGGAGCAGGTGGCAGCGCAGGTCATTGTGCCGGCGATGCACGGCATCGGCGAGCAGTGGATGCGCAATGA
Coding sequences within:
- a CDS encoding 2,4-dihydroxyhept-2-ene-1,7-dioic acid aldolase, whose product is MRENALRTLWKSGGFALNGWLHIPSAFSAELMSQQGWDSITIDLQHGPVDYQAAVTMLQAMSASSVTPLARVPWNEPGIIMKMLDAGVYGIICPMINTRAQCEAFIGACRYPPAGFRSMGPTRAVLYAGADYAAHANDTVITMAMIETKEAMGNLDDILSTPGLDAIYVGPSDLSQSYGRGPGSDYQEPERIAWLETIVAAAKRHGIVAGIHTGSAEYALKVKAIGYQLATVGSDGRMIAMACKQVVTAVKGDMAAKPKAQAGPY
- a CDS encoding cell division protein FtsL; the protein is MSNSRGPNTLSLSQIFVAAFWIFSIFVLVVLVQKVSTTADLLQQRDALQQQMKDVQDEQRRLVDRKQHVQSNEYVEEVARHDMKLGKPGETAVIAAPVSTPLPAR
- a CDS encoding DNA-3-methyladenine glycosylase I codes for the protein MSAPVQRCAWASKEVFHDYHDREWGVPIHDDRALFELLILEGAQAGLSWQTILTKRDAYREAFAHFNPRAVARFDAERQARLLQNPGIVRNRLKVASAVTNARAFLAVQKECGTFDRYLWSFVGGRPIVNQWRSLREMPAQTAESDALSKDLVKRGFRFVGSTIVYAFMQSAGLVNDHEAGCFRHSAVQEP